A window of the Streptomyces finlayi genome harbors these coding sequences:
- a CDS encoding HAD hydrolase family protein: MTSAIDSPLPAVTRLIATDLDGTLLRDDKTLSDRTVAALAAAEEAGIEVFFVTGRPARWMSVVSDHVHGHGMAICANGAAVVDLRADGTPLVVRPLERDAALAAVRTLREVAPGTSFAVEFTTGIHYEPAYPPFHLDPGATVATAEKLLRADSPGSGAPVLKLLAHHAELAPDAFLALARGAAGVLASITRSSPTALLEISGSDVSKASTLALCCADRGISQAEVVAFGDMPNDVEMLGWAGASFAMGNAHPDALDAASGRTLTNNEDGVAVVIERILALR; the protein is encoded by the coding sequence GTGACCTCAGCTATCGACTCGCCTCTGCCTGCCGTAACCCGGCTGATCGCCACCGACCTGGACGGCACCCTGCTGCGCGACGACAAGACCCTGTCGGACCGCACGGTCGCAGCCCTCGCGGCGGCCGAGGAGGCAGGGATCGAGGTCTTCTTCGTCACGGGCCGTCCCGCTCGGTGGATGAGCGTCGTCAGCGACCACGTCCACGGTCACGGCATGGCGATCTGCGCCAACGGGGCCGCCGTCGTCGATCTGCGGGCCGACGGCACGCCGCTCGTGGTCCGGCCGCTGGAGCGGGATGCCGCCCTCGCGGCGGTCCGCACGCTGCGCGAGGTGGCCCCGGGCACCTCCTTCGCCGTCGAGTTCACCACCGGCATCCACTACGAACCGGCCTACCCGCCGTTCCACCTGGACCCCGGTGCCACCGTCGCCACCGCCGAGAAGTTGCTCCGGGCGGACTCGCCGGGCTCCGGCGCCCCGGTGCTCAAGCTTCTGGCCCACCATGCCGAACTGGCCCCCGACGCGTTCCTCGCGCTGGCCCGAGGCGCCGCCGGTGTGCTGGCCTCCATCACCCGGTCCAGCCCCACGGCGCTCCTGGAGATCAGCGGGTCGGATGTCTCCAAGGCCAGCACGCTCGCGCTCTGCTGCGCCGATCGGGGCATCAGCCAGGCCGAGGTCGTCGCCTTCGGCGACATGCCCAACGACGTGGAGATGCTGGGATGGGCGGGCGCCTCGTTCGCGATGGGCAACGCCCATCCCGACGCGCTGGACGCCGCTTCCGGCCGGACGCTCACGAACAACGAGGACGGCGTGGCCGTCGTCATCGAACGGATTCTGGCCCTCCGCTGA
- a CDS encoding recombinase family protein, whose translation MPRAKHPEPTITPGEPAALYCRISQADDDDQTGVDRQERICREIAERRGLVIDPAHVFVDNSRSAWRRNRKRPGWDQLLERARRREFRHVIAYHPDRLMRQPRDLEELLQVSDEHAIVLHGEANRRNLSDPDDRFILRIEVAHACRSSDDTSRRLKSALAERAETGMPHSGKRRFGYEPDGMTIREEEAEVVREVFDRYLKGQSPVAIALVLHKRGIKTVYGKEWTQGTVRALLDSRHVAGIRMHQGEEVGPGKWPAVIDAGTWAEARTRREYRSAIHQTNLELRRFYLLRGLVMCKRCGTLMSGTKVGAVPSYLCTRKSRNDEKKCVRRIAAVKLEEFVTEAAIDLLGRLAVSGKLASATPPNSLTGAVEADQEQLAELNQMWTAKEISTAEYRVMRKEITDRIAKAQRRMVIRPVKLLSGLTGPGARAAWEADEMTDERRNAVLRFLFSGVIIDASSKPSGVFDWGRIDVEQNQL comes from the coding sequence ATGCCCCGTGCCAAGCACCCAGAGCCGACCATCACCCCAGGTGAACCGGCCGCCCTGTACTGCCGAATATCCCAGGCCGACGATGACGACCAGACCGGCGTCGACCGACAGGAGCGTATCTGCCGCGAGATCGCCGAGCGGCGCGGCCTGGTCATCGACCCCGCCCACGTCTTCGTCGACAACAGCCGCTCCGCCTGGCGCCGCAACCGCAAGCGCCCCGGCTGGGACCAGCTCCTCGAACGCGCCCGGCGCCGCGAGTTCCGGCACGTCATCGCGTATCACCCCGACCGGCTCATGCGGCAGCCACGTGACCTGGAGGAGCTCCTCCAGGTCTCCGACGAGCACGCGATCGTCCTGCACGGCGAGGCGAACCGCCGGAACCTCTCCGACCCCGACGACCGCTTCATTCTCCGCATCGAGGTCGCCCACGCCTGCCGTTCGTCGGACGACACCTCACGGCGGCTGAAATCCGCGCTGGCCGAGCGGGCCGAGACGGGCATGCCCCACTCGGGCAAGCGGCGGTTCGGGTACGAGCCCGACGGCATGACCATCAGGGAAGAAGAGGCGGAGGTCGTTCGCGAGGTCTTCGATCGCTACCTCAAGGGCCAGAGTCCGGTCGCCATCGCCCTCGTCCTCCACAAGCGCGGCATCAAGACGGTGTACGGCAAGGAGTGGACCCAAGGCACCGTCCGAGCCCTGCTCGATTCCCGCCACGTCGCCGGCATCCGCATGCACCAGGGCGAGGAGGTCGGCCCTGGAAAGTGGCCTGCCGTCATCGACGCCGGCACCTGGGCCGAGGCACGTACCCGTCGCGAATACCGGTCCGCGATCCACCAGACCAACCTGGAACTGCGCCGCTTCTACCTGCTGCGCGGACTGGTCATGTGCAAGCGCTGCGGCACCCTCATGTCCGGCACCAAGGTCGGCGCCGTGCCCTCGTACCTGTGCACGCGCAAGAGCCGTAACGACGAGAAGAAGTGCGTCCGCCGTATCGCCGCCGTGAAGCTGGAGGAGTTCGTCACCGAGGCCGCTATCGACCTGCTGGGACGGCTCGCCGTCTCCGGAAAGCTTGCTTCGGCCACACCACCGAACTCCCTGACAGGGGCGGTGGAGGCGGACCAGGAGCAGCTCGCCGAACTCAATCAGATGTGGACAGCCAAGGAGATCTCCACGGCGGAGTACCGGGTGATGCGCAAGGAGATCACCGACCGGATCGCCAAGGCACAGCGGCGGATGGTCATACGTCCGGTGAAGCTGCTGAGCGGGCTGACAGGACCAGGGGCCCGAGCTGCCTGGGAGGCCGACGAGATGACGGACGAGCGGCGCAACGCGGTACTGCGCTTCCTGTTCTCCGGGGTGATCATCGACGCGTCGAGCAAGCCGAGCGGAGTCTTCGACTGGGGCCGCATCGACGTCGAGCAGAACCAGCTCTGA
- a CDS encoding sensor histidine kinase, producing the protein MAEPDPKDPLEAATRATRSLQDLSTELTARVPQLLEAMRSVGTGLELHSTLDRICETAAELAGARYAAIGVVDATGEGLSDFVTYGVPADVAREIGHRPDGHKGLLWALIHDSVPLRPADLTADPRSAGFPPGHPPMRTFLGVPIRVQGEIFGNLYLAGKHGGTEFSDYDLHMVRVLATEAGIAIGNARLYEAARQRERWIDGSVAVTTALLSGGHADDALSVVAEQARRLADAAAGMVLLPTAEGGLEIVAVDAEDPSDSLGVIIPAESTVVAALLDGQAVFVEDSASDARMTTGLAGRFGPSMLLPLHSGGRVLGALATPRGPGARPFTESERTLATQFASQAALALMMAEAQRDRERLAVYEDRDRIARDLHDLVIQRLFATGMMLESAQRGSVVPEVRTGVGRAVDELDVTIQEIRTAIFALQQEPAEVPSGLRTRVLREINMAAVPLGFKPSHHFVGAVDSLVGERTGKNLIAALREALSNAFRHAGASLIDVVVDATVTLPDGREGVRLSVADDGVGIPEGGRRSGLRNLARRAESLGGTSWFGPGIGEDGGGGGATVVWEAPL; encoded by the coding sequence ATGGCAGAGCCGGACCCGAAGGACCCACTCGAAGCCGCGACCCGGGCCACGCGCAGCCTGCAGGATCTTTCCACCGAACTCACCGCCCGCGTCCCGCAGCTGCTGGAGGCCATGCGCTCGGTCGGTACGGGCCTGGAACTGCACTCCACCCTGGACCGCATCTGCGAGACGGCTGCCGAACTCGCCGGTGCCCGCTATGCGGCCATCGGTGTCGTCGACGCCACCGGAGAGGGGCTGTCCGACTTCGTCACCTACGGCGTACCGGCGGACGTGGCCCGGGAGATCGGACACCGGCCCGACGGACACAAGGGCCTCCTGTGGGCGCTGATCCACGACTCCGTACCGCTCAGGCCGGCCGACCTGACCGCCGACCCCCGGTCCGCCGGATTTCCGCCGGGCCACCCACCGATGCGTACGTTCCTCGGGGTGCCGATCCGCGTCCAGGGCGAGATCTTCGGCAATCTCTACCTGGCGGGGAAGCACGGTGGGACGGAGTTCAGCGACTACGACCTGCACATGGTCCGGGTGCTCGCCACCGAGGCCGGGATCGCCATCGGCAACGCCCGGCTGTACGAGGCGGCGCGGCAGCGCGAGCGGTGGATCGACGGATCGGTGGCCGTCACGACCGCGCTCCTGTCCGGCGGTCACGCCGACGACGCGCTGTCGGTCGTCGCGGAACAGGCCCGTCGACTCGCCGACGCGGCGGCGGGGATGGTGCTGCTGCCGACGGCGGAGGGCGGGCTGGAGATCGTCGCGGTCGACGCCGAGGACCCGTCCGACTCGCTGGGCGTCATCATTCCGGCGGAGAGCACCGTCGTGGCCGCACTCCTCGACGGCCAGGCCGTCTTCGTGGAGGACTCGGCCTCCGACGCGCGCATGACCACCGGACTGGCCGGCCGGTTCGGCCCGAGCATGCTGCTGCCCCTGCACAGCGGCGGCCGGGTCCTCGGTGCGCTCGCTACGCCGCGCGGCCCGGGGGCACGCCCCTTCACGGAGTCCGAGAGGACACTCGCCACTCAGTTCGCCTCGCAGGCCGCACTCGCGCTGATGATGGCCGAGGCGCAGCGCGACCGTGAACGGCTCGCGGTGTACGAGGACCGGGACCGGATCGCCCGTGACCTCCACGACCTCGTCATCCAAAGGCTGTTCGCCACCGGAATGATGCTGGAGAGCGCTCAGCGCGGGTCCGTCGTACCCGAGGTGCGAACCGGAGTCGGACGGGCCGTCGACGAGCTGGACGTGACGATCCAGGAGATCAGGACGGCCATCTTCGCACTACAGCAGGAACCGGCCGAGGTGCCTTCGGGACTGCGTACGCGCGTCCTGCGGGAGATCAACATGGCCGCGGTGCCGTTGGGCTTCAAGCCGTCGCACCACTTCGTCGGCGCGGTCGATTCACTCGTGGGCGAACGCACGGGGAAGAACCTCATCGCGGCCCTGCGCGAGGCACTGTCCAACGCGTTCCGCCATGCCGGTGCCTCCCTGATCGACGTGGTCGTCGACGCGACCGTCACGCTGCCGGACGGGCGCGAAGGGGTACGCCTCTCGGTCGCGGACGACGGGGTGGGCATTCCGGAGGGCGGGCGGCGCAGTGGTCTGCGCAACCTGGCCCGCCGGGCGGAGTCGCTGGGCGGCACGAGCTGGTTCGGCCCCGGGATCGGAGAGGACGGGGGTGGGGGCGGGGCGACGGTGGTGTGGGAGGCGCCTCTGTGA
- a CDS encoding DUF2637 domain-containing protein: MTKQATERYALAAAGVVIVLLTTGGFWLSYAHLAEVAGQHGLSNSPTRQWAWPATLDAFIVAGELLMLRAGLRRVTDGWAITLTATGSVGSIALNVAGVSGTATSGPVPLLDYVVAAVPPAAALLAFGVLMRQVHGLVDQPGEEAQTAFDQAPEPLASNSAHRGETAERPKLTSAQAPASKPDPVVKTRGGRPASATVEELVEIGRIAAAEKGTLTREVSSRPYEPRATRSAANG, from the coding sequence ATGACCAAGCAGGCCACCGAGCGGTACGCGCTCGCAGCTGCCGGAGTCGTCATCGTGCTTCTCACCACCGGCGGATTCTGGCTGTCCTACGCGCACCTCGCCGAAGTCGCCGGGCAGCACGGACTGAGCAACTCACCTACCCGCCAATGGGCCTGGCCGGCGACCCTGGACGCGTTCATCGTCGCCGGTGAACTCCTGATGCTCCGTGCGGGACTGCGCCGAGTAACCGATGGCTGGGCCATCACCCTCACGGCAACCGGCTCGGTCGGCTCCATCGCGCTCAACGTGGCCGGAGTCAGCGGTACGGCCACTTCCGGGCCCGTGCCTCTCCTGGACTACGTGGTCGCGGCCGTACCCCCGGCCGCTGCCCTGCTTGCCTTCGGCGTCCTGATGCGACAGGTCCACGGGCTTGTCGACCAGCCCGGCGAAGAAGCGCAGACCGCGTTCGACCAAGCGCCGGAACCGCTTGCCAGCAATTCCGCTCACCGCGGAGAAACCGCTGAGCGGCCGAAGCTCACTTCCGCCCAGGCGCCGGCGTCGAAGCCGGATCCGGTGGTCAAAACACGGGGCGGTCGTCCGGCCAGCGCAACGGTCGAGGAGCTCGTCGAGATCGGGCGAATCGCTGCAGCAGAGAAAGGCACGCTGACGCGTGAGGTGTCGAGCAGGCCGTACGAGCCAAGGGCCACACGATCAGCGGCAAACGGCTGA
- the cydD gene encoding thiol reductant ABC exporter subunit CydD, translating to MKPIDPRLLRYARATRLFLAAVVALGLVGAALVVAQAMLIAEVVVGGFEEGLSLSGLRTPLLLLAAVAVGRAVVAWLTELAAYRAGAAVKSELRGRLMQRAGQLGPDWLSGQRTGSLVALATRGVDALDDYFARYLPQLGLAVVVPLAVLARIVTEDWVSAAIIVVTLPLIPLFMILIGWATQSRMDRQWRLLSRLSGHFLDVVAGLPTLKVFGRAKAQAESIRGITSEYRQATLRTLRIAFLSSFALELLATLSVALVAVTIGMRLVHGELDLYTGLVILILAPEAYLPIRQVGAQYHAAAEGLSAAEEIFAVLETEPRAAGTRDVPAMTRLELDGVTVRHAGRSEPSLDGASLVVEPGETVALVGASGVGKSTLLQVVLGFSAPDEGHVRVGGTDLAELSPERWRERIAWVPQRPHLFAGTIAENVRLARPDADDAAVAAALRDAGAAGFVADLPQGALTQLGEDGAGLSAGQRQRLALARAFLADRPLLLLDEPTASLDGETEAGIVEAVGRLAAGRTVLLVVHRPALLSVADRVVTLERRDARTGAAVVQDVETGRPPVPRPGEPSLTEVSEEVSDGVLKDTAPGAGHVLSRVREAAGAQHRKLGLALLLGSLAVGSAVGLMAVSGWLISRASEQPPVLYLMVAVTATRAFGIGRAVFRYAERLVSHDAVLRMLAELRVAVYRGLERIAPAGLRTTRRGDLLSRLVADVDALQDYWLRWLLPVGTAVVVGTAAVGFTGWLLPEAGAVLAVGLLLAGVGVPLVSGACARRVERQLAPARATLATRVTDLLTGTAELTVAGALPARGRQVREADADLTRIASRAATATALGGGLSALVCGLTVVGAALVALPAVYDGRLAGVALAVVVLTPLAAFEAVTGLPLAVQYRGRVKRSAERVYEVLDAPVPVREPVTPAAAPGSPFPLEVRGLSARYAGASRDALESVDLTLVPGRRIAVVGASGSGKSTLAQVLLRFLDARAGTYRIGGVEAEALDGDTVRTYVGLCAQDAHVFDSSVRENLRLARTGATDGELRDALARARLLDWADALPDGLDTLVGEHGARLSGGQRQRLALARALLADFPVLVLDEPAEHLDLATADALTADLLAATEGRTTVLITHRLEGLDAVDEVLVLDAGRVVQRGAYADLTGVDGPLLRMLERERESVPV from the coding sequence GTGAAACCGATCGACCCGCGTCTGCTCCGGTACGCCCGGGCCACCCGCCTCTTCCTGGCTGCCGTGGTGGCACTCGGGCTCGTCGGGGCGGCGCTGGTGGTCGCCCAGGCGATGCTCATCGCCGAAGTGGTGGTGGGCGGGTTCGAGGAGGGGCTGTCCCTCTCCGGGCTCCGCACCCCCCTGCTGCTGCTCGCCGCTGTCGCGGTGGGCCGGGCCGTGGTGGCCTGGCTCACCGAACTGGCCGCGTACCGGGCCGGTGCGGCGGTCAAGTCCGAGCTGCGCGGCCGGCTCATGCAGCGGGCCGGGCAGCTCGGCCCCGACTGGCTGAGCGGTCAGCGCACCGGCTCCCTGGTGGCGCTCGCCACCCGGGGCGTGGACGCGCTGGACGACTACTTCGCGCGCTATCTGCCGCAGCTGGGGCTCGCGGTGGTCGTTCCGCTCGCGGTCCTGGCGAGGATCGTCACGGAGGACTGGGTCTCCGCCGCGATCATCGTGGTCACGCTGCCCCTCATCCCGCTCTTCATGATTCTGATCGGCTGGGCCACCCAGTCCCGGATGGACCGACAGTGGAGGCTGCTCTCCCGGCTCTCGGGTCACTTCCTCGACGTGGTCGCCGGCCTGCCGACGCTGAAGGTCTTCGGGCGCGCCAAGGCGCAGGCCGAGTCGATCCGCGGCATCACCTCGGAGTACCGGCAGGCCACCCTGCGGACCCTGCGGATCGCGTTTCTCTCGTCGTTCGCCCTGGAACTCCTGGCGACCCTGTCGGTGGCCCTCGTCGCCGTGACCATCGGTATGCGGCTCGTCCACGGCGAACTGGACCTCTACACCGGTCTGGTGATCCTCATCCTGGCGCCGGAGGCGTATCTGCCCATCCGGCAGGTCGGGGCGCAGTACCACGCGGCCGCCGAAGGGCTCTCGGCCGCGGAGGAGATCTTCGCGGTGCTGGAGACCGAACCCCGGGCAGCCGGCACGCGGGACGTCCCCGCGATGACCAGGCTGGAGCTCGACGGGGTGACAGTCCGCCACGCGGGCCGCAGCGAACCGTCACTGGACGGCGCGTCCCTGGTGGTGGAGCCGGGGGAGACCGTCGCCCTCGTCGGAGCCAGCGGAGTCGGCAAGTCCACGCTCCTTCAGGTGGTGCTGGGCTTCTCGGCACCCGACGAGGGACACGTACGGGTCGGCGGGACCGATCTGGCCGAGCTCTCCCCGGAACGCTGGCGCGAACGGATCGCCTGGGTGCCTCAGCGCCCGCATCTCTTCGCCGGCACGATCGCCGAGAACGTTCGCCTGGCCCGTCCGGACGCGGACGACGCGGCGGTGGCGGCGGCGCTGCGTGACGCGGGAGCGGCCGGCTTCGTCGCGGACCTCCCGCAGGGAGCGCTGACACAGCTCGGCGAGGACGGCGCCGGGCTCTCGGCGGGGCAGCGGCAGCGCCTCGCCCTGGCCCGCGCGTTCCTCGCCGACCGGCCCCTTCTCCTGCTCGACGAGCCGACCGCGAGCCTCGACGGGGAGACGGAGGCCGGGATCGTCGAGGCGGTAGGGCGGCTGGCGGCGGGCCGGACGGTGCTCCTCGTCGTACACCGTCCGGCGCTGCTGTCGGTCGCCGACCGGGTGGTGACGCTGGAGCGGCGGGACGCCCGGACCGGCGCGGCGGTGGTCCAGGACGTGGAGACCGGGCGCCCGCCTGTGCCGCGGCCCGGCGAACCCTCTCTGACCGAGGTGTCCGAGGAGGTGTCCGACGGCGTGCTCAAGGACACCGCCCCCGGGGCGGGGCACGTCCTGTCCCGGGTCAGGGAGGCCGCCGGTGCGCAGCACAGGAAACTGGGTCTGGCCCTGCTGCTCGGCAGCCTCGCCGTGGGCTCGGCCGTCGGGCTGATGGCCGTGTCGGGGTGGCTGATCTCGCGCGCGTCGGAACAGCCGCCGGTGCTCTACCTGATGGTCGCCGTCACCGCGACCCGCGCCTTCGGCATCGGCCGCGCGGTCTTCCGGTACGCCGAGCGCCTCGTCTCGCACGACGCGGTGCTCAGGATGCTCGCGGAGCTGAGGGTCGCCGTGTACCGGGGGCTGGAGCGGATCGCTCCGGCCGGTCTGCGTACGACGCGGCGCGGTGACCTGTTGTCACGTCTCGTGGCCGATGTGGACGCGCTGCAGGACTACTGGCTGCGCTGGCTGCTGCCCGTCGGTACCGCGGTCGTCGTGGGCACGGCGGCCGTCGGATTCACCGGCTGGCTGCTCCCGGAGGCGGGTGCCGTTCTCGCCGTCGGTCTGCTGCTGGCCGGGGTGGGCGTGCCGCTGGTCAGCGGTGCGTGTGCCCGGCGCGTGGAGCGTCAACTGGCGCCCGCGCGGGCCACGCTGGCCACCAGGGTCACCGATCTGCTCACCGGGACGGCCGAGCTGACGGTCGCCGGTGCGCTTCCCGCCCGTGGGCGGCAGGTGCGCGAGGCGGATGCCGACCTCACCCGTATCGCCTCCCGCGCGGCGACCGCGACCGCGCTCGGCGGCGGGCTCTCCGCCTTGGTCTGCGGCCTCACGGTGGTCGGCGCGGCACTCGTCGCGCTTCCGGCGGTGTACGACGGGCGGCTGGCGGGCGTGGCGCTCGCGGTGGTGGTGCTGACGCCGCTGGCCGCCTTCGAGGCGGTGACGGGGCTGCCGCTCGCCGTGCAGTACCGAGGGCGTGTGAAGCGGAGCGCGGAGCGTGTGTACGAGGTCCTGGACGCCCCGGTGCCGGTACGGGAGCCCGTCACACCCGCCGCCGCGCCCGGTTCGCCGTTCCCGCTGGAGGTACGGGGACTGTCCGCCCGGTACGCGGGAGCGTCGCGGGACGCCCTCGAGTCCGTCGATCTGACGCTCGTCCCCGGCAGGCGCATCGCCGTGGTCGGTGCCTCGGGCTCGGGCAAGTCGACGCTCGCCCAGGTCCTGCTCCGCTTCCTGGACGCGCGGGCCGGGACGTACCGGATCGGCGGTGTCGAGGCGGAAGCACTGGACGGCGACACCGTCCGTACGTACGTGGGGCTGTGTGCCCAGGACGCCCATGTCTTCGACAGCTCCGTACGTGAGAACCTGCGCCTCGCCCGTACCGGAGCGACGGACGGCGAGCTGCGGGACGCTCTCGCGCGGGCCCGCCTGCTGGACTGGGCCGATGCCCTGCCCGACGGGCTCGACACCCTGGTGGGTGAACACGGCGCCCGGCTCTCCGGCGGCCAGCGGCAGCGGCTCGCGCTCGCCCGCGCGCTCCTCGCCGACTTCCCCGTACTCGTCCTGGACGAGCCGGCGGAGCACCTCGATCTGGCGACGGCCGACGCGCTGACGGCGGACCTGCTGGCGGCCACCGAAGGCCGTACGACCGTCCTGATCACGCACCGCCTGGAGGGACTCGACGCCGTGGACGAGGTGCTCGTGCTGGACGCGGGCCGCGTGGTGCAGCGCGGTGCGTACGCCGATCTCACGGGGGTGGACGGGCCCTTGCTCCGGATGCTGGAGCGCGAGCGGGAGAGCGTGCCCGTCTGA
- a CDS encoding DnaB-like helicase N-terminal domain-containing protein, translating to MPQGTTPQWQAPSADLTPVDTFGMQSTPSHDVEAEAAVLGACMYQAAVIDEVRQALEPGDFYRPAHTTIWHALLELRQQGAPADPIALAHHLRSHGDLARVGGAPYLHTLASAAVAGSGAEYYADIVRHHADLRMLQSTAIRVLQGATAPGADPAEVRSLLATSLSEAADRARRSSAGRLQRYAVDGWSFVADTQATTEPVWGTPGKAAWASGESLMLVGPPGVGKSTIAQQIVLARLGLIAQVLDMPVREGEKVLYIAADRPSQLARAFTRVVHQADRDVLRRRLVFWSGPLPASLNTEPQLLAELAAEHGADTVVIDSLKDVVGKLTDDEAGLAYNNARQQLLRDGVELLELHHQRKQGPDVSRTQRPVLDQVYGSAWYTAGAGSVLFLSGAAGDPVVHLHHLKTVDDEIGPLPVIHDHPRGTSRVDTSLDPLTLLRQTGSGGLTARELSTQITGENKPSTADIARARRRLEALTKSGHAIQETGAGGGTGGGQATRWKATSRHITAVS from the coding sequence GTGCCCCAGGGTACGACCCCGCAGTGGCAAGCACCATCGGCTGACCTCACCCCGGTGGACACCTTCGGCATGCAGTCCACTCCGTCGCACGACGTCGAAGCCGAAGCAGCCGTGCTGGGGGCCTGCATGTATCAGGCAGCCGTCATCGACGAGGTCCGCCAGGCACTGGAGCCTGGCGATTTCTACCGGCCGGCGCACACGACGATCTGGCACGCCCTACTGGAACTGCGACAGCAGGGAGCGCCCGCAGACCCGATCGCGCTCGCTCACCATCTGCGGTCCCACGGGGACCTCGCCCGTGTCGGAGGCGCCCCCTACCTGCACACCCTCGCATCAGCTGCCGTGGCGGGCTCCGGAGCCGAGTACTACGCGGATATCGTGCGCCATCACGCCGACCTCCGGATGCTGCAATCCACGGCGATCCGCGTGCTTCAGGGTGCCACCGCGCCAGGCGCCGACCCGGCCGAGGTGCGGAGCCTGCTGGCGACATCGCTGAGCGAGGCCGCCGATCGCGCCCGACGCAGCTCGGCCGGACGGCTCCAGCGATACGCCGTGGACGGCTGGTCCTTCGTCGCCGACACTCAGGCCACCACCGAACCCGTATGGGGCACGCCGGGGAAAGCAGCCTGGGCCTCGGGGGAAAGCCTGATGCTCGTCGGACCGCCGGGCGTCGGGAAGTCCACGATCGCCCAGCAGATCGTCCTCGCTCGCCTCGGCCTGATCGCTCAGGTGCTGGACATGCCGGTACGCGAGGGCGAGAAGGTCCTCTACATCGCCGCGGACCGGCCCAGCCAGCTCGCCCGCGCCTTCACTCGCGTCGTGCACCAAGCCGACCGGGACGTCCTGCGTCGACGCCTGGTCTTCTGGTCGGGGCCGCTGCCCGCCTCGTTGAACACCGAGCCCCAGCTCCTCGCAGAGCTGGCCGCCGAGCACGGGGCAGACACCGTGGTCATCGACAGCCTCAAGGACGTCGTCGGCAAGCTCACCGACGACGAGGCCGGACTCGCCTACAACAACGCCCGCCAGCAGCTCCTGCGTGACGGGGTCGAACTCCTCGAACTGCACCACCAGCGCAAGCAGGGCCCCGATGTCTCACGCACCCAGCGCCCCGTCCTGGACCAGGTCTACGGCTCGGCCTGGTACACCGCAGGCGCGGGGAGTGTCCTCTTCCTCAGCGGTGCGGCGGGCGACCCGGTGGTTCACCTCCACCACCTCAAGACCGTTGACGACGAGATCGGCCCGCTGCCGGTCATCCACGACCACCCCCGTGGCACCTCCCGCGTCGACACCAGTCTCGACCCGCTGACTCTGCTGCGGCAGACGGGCTCCGGTGGGCTTACCGCCCGCGAGCTCTCCACCCAGATCACCGGCGAGAACAAACCCAGCACGGCGGACATTGCCAGGGCGAGGCGACGCCTGGAGGCCCTTACCAAGAGCGGCCACGCCATTCAGGAAACCGGGGCAGGCGGCGGCACCGGAGGAGGCCAGGCCACCCGATGGAAGGCCACCTCCCGCCACATCACCGCCGTGTCCTGA
- the cydB gene encoding cytochrome d ubiquinol oxidase subunit II codes for MELHDVWFVLIAVLWIGYFFLEGFDFGIGVLTKVLARDRKERRVLINTIGPVWDGNEVWLLTAGGATFAAFPEWYATLFSGFYLPLLVILLCLIVRGVAFEYRSKRPEDTWQTNWEHAIFWTSLIPAVLWGVAFGNIVRGVKIDADMEYVGSLGDLLNPYALLGGLVTLFLFTFHGTVFAGLKTVGDIRERARRLALKLGPVTAVLALVFLTWTQLDNGDGWSLLAMIVAAVALVAAIVAVAVGREGWSFALSGLTIVAAVAMLFLTLFPNVMPSSLNEAWNLTVTNASSTPYTLTIMTWCAGIATPLVLLYQSWTYWVFRKRIGTQHIADAPH; via the coding sequence ATGGAACTCCACGACGTCTGGTTCGTCCTCATCGCCGTCCTCTGGATCGGCTACTTCTTCCTGGAGGGATTCGACTTCGGTATCGGCGTCCTCACCAAGGTGCTGGCCCGCGACCGCAAGGAACGCCGGGTACTGATCAACACGATCGGCCCCGTCTGGGACGGCAACGAGGTCTGGCTGCTCACCGCGGGCGGCGCGACGTTCGCCGCCTTCCCGGAGTGGTACGCCACGCTCTTCTCCGGGTTCTATCTGCCGCTGCTGGTCATTCTCCTGTGCCTGATCGTGCGCGGAGTCGCCTTCGAGTACCGGTCGAAGCGGCCTGAGGACACGTGGCAGACCAACTGGGAGCACGCGATCTTCTGGACCTCGCTGATCCCGGCCGTGCTCTGGGGCGTGGCCTTCGGCAACATCGTGCGCGGCGTGAAGATCGATGCCGACATGGAGTACGTCGGCAGTCTCGGGGACCTGCTCAACCCGTACGCCCTCCTGGGCGGGCTGGTCACGCTCTTCCTCTTCACGTTCCACGGCACGGTGTTCGCCGGTCTCAAGACGGTCGGGGACATCCGGGAGCGGGCCCGCAGGCTCGCGCTCAAGCTGGGGCCGGTCACCGCAGTCCTCGCGCTCGTCTTCCTCACCTGGACCCAGCTGGACAACGGTGACGGCTGGAGCCTGCTGGCCATGATCGTCGCGGCCGTGGCGCTGGTCGCCGCGATCGTCGCGGTCGCGGTGGGGCGCGAGGGCTGGTCGTTCGCCCTCTCGGGCCTGACCATCGTCGCCGCGGTCGCCATGCTGTTCCTGACGCTCTTCCCGAACGTCATGCCGTCCTCGCTGAACGAGGCCTGGAACCTCACGGTCACCAACGCCTCGTCCACTCCGTACACCCTGACGATCATGACCTGGTGCGCGGGCATCGCCACTCCTCTCGTCCTGCTCTACCAGAGCTGGACCTACTGGGTGTTCCGCAAGCGCATCGGTACCCAGCACATCGCCGATGCGCCTCACTGA